Proteins encoded within one genomic window of Vanrija pseudolonga chromosome 3, complete sequence:
- the PUT4_0 gene encoding Proline-specific permease, whose protein sequence is MEKHASSTSLPTDLKGTDYEANVVPADVDHDANHGMLRDANDATATIRGLKGRHLQLIGIGAAIGTGLFLGSARALIYGGPLGSTLAYTIYCAVIWGICLGTCEMASFLPIRGGFITWAGMYLDDAASTAIGWNYFYASTMYCCADIIAVGGLMDYWLPHVNVVVWITMSLVIISLLNVYHVKFFGESEFYLASLKVILIIMIIFMTFIVMLGGNPKHDRIGFRYWKDPGLVAEYYTTGNLGRFLGFWRVFKIAAFSIGGPEIVAMSAAEAEHPRKTIPRTTKGVVFRLAVFFVLGSICMGILVPYNDPELIKAVNTGVGSDAAAFVVGMKRLGIKVMPHVFNAIVMTSALSCANGLAFIATRVLHALASQGKAPRIFAKTTKHGIPLYAYGVVFLVMCLSYLQASNNAATVFGWFINLSSAGELMNFCALAVLILRFRAGLKKQGYNVKEFLPWSTSWTVPYTWVSLFWLTIITLTQGWTVFVKGGWNVQEFFTSYFGLMFVTVVFIFWKLKNKTKFVKLEDMDFQSRVAEFDKLEQYYVDHPIRSTTWWGRALDKIF, encoded by the exons ATGGAGAAGCACGCCTCGTCAACCTCTCTCCCGACAGACCTCAAGGGCACCGACTACGAGGCGAACGTGGTCCCAGCCGATGTAGACCACGACGCCAACCATGGCATGCTCCGCGATGCCAACgacgccacggccaccaTTCGTGGCCTCAAGGGACGCCACCTCCAGCTGATCGGCATTGGCGCCGCGATTGGCACCGGTCTCTTCCTAGGCTCTGCCCGCGCTCTCATCTACGGTGGACCGCTGGGTTCGAC CCTCGCATACACCATCTACTGCGCAGTCATCTGGGGCATCTGCCTCGGAACCTGCGAGATGGCTTCGTTCCTCCCCATCCGTGGCGGTTTCATCACCTGGGCCGGGAtgtacctcgacgacgcggcttCCACGGCCA TCGGCTGGAACTACTTTTACGCGTCCACCATGTACTGCTGCGCCGACATTATCGCCGTCGGTGGCCTCATGGACTACTGGCTACCCCACGTAAACGTCGTGGTGTGGATCACCATGTCGCTGGTCATCATCAGCCTTCTCAATG TGTACCATGTCAAGTTCTTTGGCGAGTCTGAGTTCTATCTCGCAAGCCTGAAGGTCATCCTCATCATCATGATTATCTTCATGACCTTCATCGTCATGTTGGGTGGCAACCCCAAGCACGACCGTATCGGGTTCAGGTACTGGAAGGAT CCTGGCCTTGTGGCAGAATACTACACCACCGGCAACCTCGGTcgcttcctcggcttctggCGTGTATTCAAGATCGCCGCGTTCAGCATCGGCGGGCCAGAAATCGTCGCCATGAgcgctgccgaggctgagcATCCGCGCAAAACCATTCCCCGCACGACCAAGGGCGTCGTCTTCCGTCTCGCCGTCTTCTTCGTCCTTGGCAGTATCTGCATGGGTATCCTTGTGCCGTATAACGACCCGGAGCTCATCAAGGCCGTCAACACTGGCGTCGGGtccgacgccgcagcgttCGTGGTTGGCATGAAGCGCCTCGGCATCAAGGTCATGCCTCATGTTTT CAATGCCATTGTCATGACGTCGGCACTCTCCTGCGCCAATGGCCTCGCCTTCATTGCCACTCGCGTCCTCCATGCCCTCGCCTCTCAAGGCAAGGCGCCACGCATCTTCGCCAAGACGACCAAGCACGGCATCCCGCTCTACGCCTACGGCGTCGTTTTCCTCGTCATGTGTCTCAGCTACCTTCAGGCGAGCAATAACGCCGCGACCGTGTTTGGCTGGTTCATCAACCTCAGCAGTGCTGGCGAGC TCATGAACTTCTgtgccctcgccgtcctcatcCTGCGGTTCCGCGCGGGCCTGAAGAAGCAAGGCTACAACGTCAAGGAGTTCCTGCcatggtcgacgagctggactGTCCCATACACATGGGTATCACTCTTCTGGCTGACGATCATCACCCTAACTCAGGGATGGACCGTCTTTGTCAAG GGTGGCTGGAATGTACAGGAGTTCTTCACCTCCTACTTTGGCCTCATGTTCGTCACCGTCGTCTTCATCTTCTGGAAGCTCAAGAACAAGACCAAGttcgtcaagctcgaggacatGGACTTCCAATCACGCGTCGCCGAGTTTGACAAGCTCGAGCAGTACTACGTCGACCA CCCGATCCggtcgacgacatggtgggGACGTGCGCTGGACAAGATCTTCTAG
- the SPBC1271.10c_2 gene encoding putative MFS-type transporterc, producing the protein MGAAKTACLPCRKVKVAQMLSPRPGSELYPVYGQRSGVWDASRDPKSSDTTDPVEGGGDGPGTSFGLLNVLASVANDQSKTATMPTPPGPTSQPFDRASFLAEFRTAANSLDPDPYGGVAVLEEGLGELYKCEPFDCSGGDVVNARIDQPRLDVGEGYDVVSSGIVTEDEVQSLMAIYWDRIEPVGRVLDPTIHTIEFITAKSATLMSVVLMITAQSLPVSEHANSLVSRLDAHVEHLLAQTDRHGFQSIEICQALTLLCLFIGGHQLNRTWGLTAKSIAMAIELRLDASPPPVWALASSPHHQATPAALQRNVERLWILLVDWDRATALNILTRAMPIFAGSDPVLKVTSLYTYRYYRIAYAGFRTMRLICTAPGDRNKDIYLLSIIAALARRLVDLRLHANFASITVVLGRGLLHDARVAAQSRLAPADTGISSDSILEFVVDGAGPLDPANGSGILADYSGWSMAALPMFPGLSEGIFGMWDPEADNWDRVGTAGCISTCSAMADTLADDLTVPGTVVILDQVAGDDLPSKNFTLVPTPSADPNDPLNWSKGRKWLSLLCLNLWILAVFTVVGCLYPIYGPLSDTTGLSLDNINAGVGYLYFAAAVFALFTLPLQIAIGYRPVFIATCLGVCIFPFALSQVKNNGQYIGLCVLNALFVSPVFVSPETVLCNVFGMNGPTYFAGGFAVLVAIFLFFFMEETKFHRPVPSSGPVEVLTSDNKALSASPYAPDTKDAALTEVKPADTKEVPPATTAATHSDDRYSIPWPGIRPFQRFAVSPHAVGILWRGAAQSVALLRLPIVLWCGLVMGTQQIFYNTMAALSSGVLSAEPYNMQPNAVGLTFISPLLAIVPGAVLGGWLSDRLTVIMARRNGGVSEAEHKLWLFIVPTIVCPIGILMMGLGPYYGAHWMVFVIGEFFLTVAGPLATLNGMTYAFDCFHPIHPKAKEGPTAEVQAAAPYILAAMLLGMAMTFSFNYSITAWAFNWGLRNWAISAALIGTVANSTAFVMIRYGKKLRKGGAGYYEKVVNI; encoded by the exons ATGGGCGCAGCAAAGACGGCGTGTCTCCCTTGTCGCAAGGTCAAGGTAG CTCAAATGCTATCGCCTCGACCAGGGTCCGAGCTGTATCCGGTGTATGGACAACGATCTGGCGT CTGGGACGCCAGCCGGGATCCAAAAA GCTCGGACACGACGGACCCAGTGGAGGGCGGGGGTGATGGCCCTGGGACGTCATTCGGCCTGCTCAACGTgctcgccagcgtcgccaACGACCAGTCAAAGACTGCTACCATGCCAACCCCACCGGGGCCAACGTCTCAGCCGTTTGACCGTGCGTCATTTCTTGCCGAGTTCCGCACCGCGGCCAACTCGCTGGACCCCGACCCGTatggcggcgtcgctgtgCTTGAGGAGGGATTGGGCGAGCTGTACAAGTGCGAGCCATTCGACTGCTCAGGCGGGGACGTTGTCAACGCCCGCATCGACCAGCCGCGACTCGACGTCGGGGAGGGGTACGATGTTGTCTCGTCGGGCATCGTGACCGAGGACGAAGTTCAGAGTCTCATGGCCATCTACTGGGATCGGATCGAGCCCGTCGGGCGCGTCCTCGATCCCACGATTCACACCATCGAGTTCATCACGGCCAAGTCGGCGACACTGATGTCCGTCGTGCTCATGATCACGGCACAGAGTCTACCGGTGTCGGAACATGCCAACTCGCTCGTGTCCCGCCTCGACGCACACGTCGAGCACTTGCTGGCGCAGACGGATCGGCACGGGTTCCAGTCGATCGAGATTTGCCAGGCCCTTACCCTCCTGTGCCTTTTCATTGGGGGCCATCAGCTCAACCGCACATGGGGTTTGACTGCCAAGTCCATCGCCATGGCCATTGAGCTCAGGCTGGACGCCTCTCCCCCACCAGTCTGGGCGCTCGCTTCGTCGCCGCATCACCAGGCAACGCCAGCCGCCCTCCAGCGCAACGTCGAGCGATTGTGGATACTGCTTGTGGATTGGGACCGGGC CACTGCTCTCAACATTCTCACGAGGGCTATGCCAATCTTTGCCGGGAGCGACCCAGTGCTCAAAGTCACGAGCTTGTACACTTACAG gtACTACCGCATCGCATACGCCGGCTTCAGAACAATGCGTCTGATCTGCACAGCACCAGGGGACCGAAACAAGGACATCTATCTCCTGAGCATCatcgctgccctcgctcgGCGGTTGGTCGACCTTCGCCTCCATGCGAACTTTGCGAGCATCACAGTCGTGCTCGGTCGGGGACTGTTGCACGATGCTCGCGTAGCCGCGCAGTCTCGCCTTGCGCCGGCCGACACAGGTATCTCCTCAGACTCCATCCTCGAGTTCGTTGTTGATGGGGCCGGGCCCCTCGACCCAGCAAACGGGTCAGGGATCCTCGCAGATTACTCTGGCTGGTCGATGGCTGCGCTGCCCATGTTCCCTGGCCTCAGTGAGGGTATCTTTGGGATGTGGGACCCCGAGGCAGATAACTGGGATCGAGTGGGGACGGCAGGTTG CATCTCAACTTGTTCAGCAATGGCCGACACACTTGCAGACGACCTGACAGTCCCCGGGACGGTAGTCATCCTGGACCAagtcgcgggcgacgacctcCCCAGTAAGAACTTCACGCTCGTGCCCACGCCCTCAGCAGACCCGAACGACCCGCTCAACTGGTCAAAGGGGCGCAAGTGGCTCTCGCTCCTCTGCCTCAACCTGTGGATCCTCGCCGTGTTCACCGTCGTCGGGTGCCTGTACCCTATTTATGGCCCGCTGAGCGACACGACCGGCCTCTCGCTGGACAACATCAACGCGGGCGTTGGCTACCTCTActtcgccgcggcggtgttTGCCCTCTTCACCCTGCCGCTGCAGATCGCAATAGGATACCGACCTGTATTCATTGCCACGTGCCTCGGCGTCTGCATATTCCCCTTTGCACTAAGCCAAGTCAAGAACAACGGGCAATACATCGGCCTTTGTGTCCTCAATGCTTTGTTCGTCTCGCCGGTCTTTGTCAGTCCCGAGACGGTCCTTTGTAATGTA TTCGGTATGAACGGTCCGACCTACTTTGCTGGTGGCTTCGCCGTCCTGGTCGccatcttcctcttcttcttcatgGAGGAGACAAAGTTCCACCGACCAGTCCCAAGCTCTGGCCCGGTCGAAGTGCTCACCTCGGACAACAAGGCCCTGTCTGCGTCCCCATATGCACCCGATACGAAGGATGCGGCCTTGACGGAGGTGAAGCCGGCCGACACCAAAGAGGTCCCCCCAGCTACGACCGCCGCAACACACTCGGATGACCGCTACTCAATACCATGGCCAGGTATCCGGCCGTTCCAGCGTTTCGCAGTGTCACCGCACGCGGTCGGCATTCTCTGGCGCGGTGCCGCTCAATCAGTTGCACTGCTCCGCCTGCCAATCGTGCTCTGGTGCGGACTGGTAATGGGCACTCAGCAAATCTTCTACAACACAATGGCGGCCCTCAGCAGCGGAGTCCTCTCGGCCGAACCGTACAACATGCAGCCGAACGCCGTGGGCCTTACATTCATCTCGCCACTCTTGGCTATCGTCCCTGGTGCCGTTCTCGGAGGGTGGCTGAGCGACCGCCTGACTGTCATCATGGCTCGGAGGAACGGCGGTGTATCCGAGGCGGAGCACAAGCTGTGGCTTTTCATCGTACCGACCATTGTCTGTCCCATTGGCATCCTGATGATGGGCCTCGGCCCCTACTACGGAGCACACTGGATGGTCTTTGTGATTGGCGAGTTCTTCCTCACTGTAGCTGGCCCCCTCGCCACTCTGAACGGCATGACCTACGCGTTCGACTGCTTCCATCCTATCCATCCCAAGGCGAAGGAGGGCCCAACAGCAGAGGTGCAGGCTGCTGCCCCTTACATCCTCGCCGCGATGCTCCTCGGCATGGCAATGACATTCTCTTTCAACTACAGCATCACGGCGTGGGCTTTCAACTGGGGCCTTAGGAACTGGGCAATCTCGGCCGCGCTTATCGGCACTGTCGCCAACAGTACTGCATTCGTCATGATTCGTTATGGAAAGAAACTGAGGAAAGGTGGGGCCGGGTACTACGAGAAGGTTGTCAATATTTGA
- the SPBC1271.10c_2 gene encoding putative MFS-type transporterc has protein sequence MGAAKTACLPCRKVKLKCYRLDQGPSCIRCMDNDLACEVVPRRLGRQPGSKNRPKVSTSSSPPQRIDAIPRGAVQRGAVRQGTAPYPSRLSTLAPRTADHATPGSDTTDPVEGGGDGPGTSFGLLNVLASVANDQSKTATMPTPPGPTSQPFDRASFLAEFRTAANSLDPDPYGGVAVLEEGLGELYKCEPFDCSGGDVVNARIDQPRLDVGEGYDVVSSGIVTEDEVQSLMAIYWDRIEPVGRVLDPTIHTIEFITAKSATLMSVVLMITAQSLPVSEHANSLVSRLDAHVEHLLAQTDRHGFQSIEICQALTLLCLFIGGHQLNRTWGLTAKSIAMAIELRLDASPPPVWALASSPHHQATPAALQRNVERLWILLVDWDRACAFIRARRPMIHDPPNVIPARLVEWCRSPEAIPSDPATAGTCSLLQVVLRLQFDAKRQLVQLPSGSEFAFESHHSAINAALDSWQDTWFPLLPVEDQHRVALDIECMRLVLLMMPFEYGQAKGWPTPATASGRDACLSTALNILTRAMPIFAGSDPVLKVTSLYTYRYYRIAYAGFRTMRLICTAPGDRNKDIYLLSIIAALARRLVDLRLHANFASITVVLGRGLLHDARVAAQSRLAPADTGISSDSILEFVVDGAGPLDPANGSGILADYSGWSMAALPMFPGLSEGIFGMWDPEADNWDRVGTAGCISTCSAMADTLADDLTVPGTVVILDQVAGDDLPSKNFTLVPTPSADPNDPLNWSKGRKWLSLLCLNLWILAVFTVVGCLYPIYGPLSDTTGLSLDNINAGVGYLYFAAAVFALFTLPLQIAIGYRPVFIATCLGVCIFPFALSQVKNNGQYIGLCVLNALFVSPVFVSPETVLCNVFGMNGPTYFAGGFAVLVAIFLFFFMEETKFHRPVPSSGPVEVLTSDNKALSASPYAPDTKDAALTEVKPADTKEVPPATTAATHSDDRYSIPWPGIRPFQRFAVSPHAVGILWRGAAQSVALLRLPIVLWCGLVMGTQQIFYNTMAALSSGVLSAEPYNMQPNAVGLTFISPLLAIVPGAVLGGWLSDRLTVIMARRNGGVSEAEHKLWLFIVPTIVCPIGILMMGLGPYYGAHWMVFVIGEFFLTVAGPLATLNGMTYAFDCFHPIHPKAKEGPTAEVQAAAPYILAAMLLGMAMTFSFNYSITAWAFNWGLRNWAISAALIGTVANSTAFVMIRYGKKLRKGGAGYYEKVVNI, from the exons ATGGGCGCAGCAAAGACGGCGTGTCTCCCTTGTCGCAAGGTCAAG CTCAAATGCTATCGCCTCGACCAGGGTCCGAGCTGTATCCGGTGTATGGACAACGATCTGGCGTGTGAGGTCGTACCACGGAGG CTGGGACGCCAGCCGGGATCCAAAAA CCGGCCAAAGGTGTCAACGTCTTCGTCTCCTCCGCAACGGATAGACGCGATACCCCGAGGTGCTGTGCAAAGAGGTGCTGTGCGCCAAGGTACGGCGCCATACCCCTCCCGGCTGTCCACGTTGGCTCCCCGTACCGCGGACCACGCGACGCCAGGCTCGGACACGACGGACCCAGTGGAGGGCGGGGGTGATGGCCCTGGGACGTCATTCGGCCTGCTCAACGTgctcgccagcgtcgccaACGACCAGTCAAAGACTGCTACCATGCCAACCCCACCGGGGCCAACGTCTCAGCCGTTTGACCGTGCGTCATTTCTTGCCGAGTTCCGCACCGCGGCCAACTCGCTGGACCCCGACCCGTatggcggcgtcgctgtgCTTGAGGAGGGATTGGGCGAGCTGTACAAGTGCGAGCCATTCGACTGCTCAGGCGGGGACGTTGTCAACGCCCGCATCGACCAGCCGCGACTCGACGTCGGGGAGGGGTACGATGTTGTCTCGTCGGGCATCGTGACCGAGGACGAAGTTCAGAGTCTCATGGCCATCTACTGGGATCGGATCGAGCCCGTCGGGCGCGTCCTCGATCCCACGATTCACACCATCGAGTTCATCACGGCCAAGTCGGCGACACTGATGTCCGTCGTGCTCATGATCACGGCACAGAGTCTACCGGTGTCGGAACATGCCAACTCGCTCGTGTCCCGCCTCGACGCACACGTCGAGCACTTGCTGGCGCAGACGGATCGGCACGGGTTCCAGTCGATCGAGATTTGCCAGGCCCTTACCCTCCTGTGCCTTTTCATTGGGGGCCATCAGCTCAACCGCACATGGGGTTTGACTGCCAAGTCCATCGCCATGGCCATTGAGCTCAGGCTGGACGCCTCTCCCCCACCAGTCTGGGCGCTCGCTTCGTCGCCGCATCACCAGGCAACGCCAGCCGCCCTCCAGCGCAACGTCGAGCGATTGTGGATACTGCTTGTGGATTGGGACCGGGCGTGCGCGTTCATTCGAGCCCGCCGGCCGATGATACACGACCCGCCGAATGTCATTCCAGCTAGGCTCGTCGAGTGGTGCCGTAGCCCCGAGGCAATACCCTCGGACCCAGCAACGGCGGGGACTTGTTCTTTGCTCCAGGTCGTGCTGCGGCTGCAATTCGACGCCAAGCGGCAGCTGGTCCAGCTACCATCAGGCTCAGAGTTTGCGTTTGAATCCCACCACTCCGCCAtcaacgccgcgctcgactcATGGCAAGACACGTGGTTCCCGCTCTTGCCCGTGGAGGACCAGCACAGAGTCGCCTTGGACATCGAGTGCATGCGCCTCGTGCTACTCATGATGCCGTTCGAGTATGGGCAGGCGAAGGGATGGCCAACACCCGCGACGGCATCAGGGCGAGATGCCTGCCTCAGCACTGCTCTCAACATTCTCACGAGGGCTATGCCAATCTTTGCCGGGAGCGACCCAGTGCTCAAAGTCACGAGCTTGTACACTTACAG gtACTACCGCATCGCATACGCCGGCTTCAGAACAATGCGTCTGATCTGCACAGCACCAGGGGACCGAAACAAGGACATCTATCTCCTGAGCATCatcgctgccctcgctcgGCGGTTGGTCGACCTTCGCCTCCATGCGAACTTTGCGAGCATCACAGTCGTGCTCGGTCGGGGACTGTTGCACGATGCTCGCGTAGCCGCGCAGTCTCGCCTTGCGCCGGCCGACACAGGTATCTCCTCAGACTCCATCCTCGAGTTCGTTGTTGATGGGGCCGGGCCCCTCGACCCAGCAAACGGGTCAGGGATCCTCGCAGATTACTCTGGCTGGTCGATGGCTGCGCTGCCCATGTTCCCTGGCCTCAGTGAGGGTATCTTTGGGATGTGGGACCCCGAGGCAGATAACTGGGATCGAGTGGGGACGGCAGGTTG CATCTCAACTTGTTCAGCAATGGCCGACACACTTGCAGACGACCTGACAGTCCCCGGGACGGTAGTCATCCTGGACCAagtcgcgggcgacgacctcCCCAGTAAGAACTTCACGCTCGTGCCCACGCCCTCAGCAGACCCGAACGACCCGCTCAACTGGTCAAAGGGGCGCAAGTGGCTCTCGCTCCTCTGCCTCAACCTGTGGATCCTCGCCGTGTTCACCGTCGTCGGGTGCCTGTACCCTATTTATGGCCCGCTGAGCGACACGACCGGCCTCTCGCTGGACAACATCAACGCGGGCGTTGGCTACCTCTActtcgccgcggcggtgttTGCCCTCTTCACCCTGCCGCTGCAGATCGCAATAGGATACCGACCTGTATTCATTGCCACGTGCCTCGGCGTCTGCATATTCCCCTTTGCACTAAGCCAAGTCAAGAACAACGGGCAATACATCGGCCTTTGTGTCCTCAATGCTTTGTTCGTCTCGCCGGTCTTTGTCAGTCCCGAGACGGTCCTTTGTAATGTA TTCGGTATGAACGGTCCGACCTACTTTGCTGGTGGCTTCGCCGTCCTGGTCGccatcttcctcttcttcttcatgGAGGAGACAAAGTTCCACCGACCAGTCCCAAGCTCTGGCCCGGTCGAAGTGCTCACCTCGGACAACAAGGCCCTGTCTGCGTCCCCATATGCACCCGATACGAAGGATGCGGCCTTGACGGAGGTGAAGCCGGCCGACACCAAAGAGGTCCCCCCAGCTACGACCGCCGCAACACACTCGGATGACCGCTACTCAATACCATGGCCAGGTATCCGGCCGTTCCAGCGTTTCGCAGTGTCACCGCACGCGGTCGGCATTCTCTGGCGCGGTGCCGCTCAATCAGTTGCACTGCTCCGCCTGCCAATCGTGCTCTGGTGCGGACTGGTAATGGGCACTCAGCAAATCTTCTACAACACAATGGCGGCCCTCAGCAGCGGAGTCCTCTCGGCCGAACCGTACAACATGCAGCCGAACGCCGTGGGCCTTACATTCATCTCGCCACTCTTGGCTATCGTCCCTGGTGCCGTTCTCGGAGGGTGGCTGAGCGACCGCCTGACTGTCATCATGGCTCGGAGGAACGGCGGTGTATCCGAGGCGGAGCACAAGCTGTGGCTTTTCATCGTACCGACCATTGTCTGTCCCATTGGCATCCTGATGATGGGCCTCGGCCCCTACTACGGAGCACACTGGATGGTCTTTGTGATTGGCGAGTTCTTCCTCACTGTAGCTGGCCCCCTCGCCACTCTGAACGGCATGACCTACGCGTTCGACTGCTTCCATCCTATCCATCCCAAGGCGAAGGAGGGCCCAACAGCAGAGGTGCAGGCTGCTGCCCCTTACATCCTCGCCGCGATGCTCCTCGGCATGGCAATGACATTCTCTTTCAACTACAGCATCACGGCGTGGGCTTTCAACTGGGGCCTTAGGAACTGGGCAATCTCGGCCGCGCTTATCGGCACTGTCGCCAACAGTACTGCATTCGTCATGATTCGTTATGGAAAGAAACTGAGGAAAGGTGGGGCCGGGTACTACGAGAAGGTTGTCAATATTTGA